From Haloplasma contractile SSD-17B:
ATGACATCTTCATATCTTGGGTTGTCTTTATGTCCTCCTGTATAACCTGATTTTACATCTATAATTCCGGGTTGTTCATCAAACGGACTAACCATACACCAAAAACATCCGCCTGCAAAAGTTGCTATTTCATATTGTTGTTTCATTTTAATTCCCTACTTTCTGTAGATTACAAGAGTTATTTCATGTTAATATTATATCACTATCCTGTTATTTAATAAATTAATATGACCGAACGTAAACTGAACACTATGAAGAAATTTGTAAAGTGTTACAATTTATGGTATAATTCTCAATAAGAAAAAAAGGAGGGATTTCATTTTGTATTTACTAGTTCAAAGTGACCGTTTTTGTGAATTAAATATTTCAAAGGACATCATTAATTTATTTGATTTTTCTAAACCTTATGTAGAGGAAGAAATAGAGGTAATTAATGAGTTAACTGAAATAATAGAAGGACAAGACAATGTGACTGAGGATAAATTAGTAAAACACTTTAATGAACAGACAAACTTTGACATAATTAAAATTAGTTAAAGTTTCAACCTCTACATGAAGAAAAGCCCGCGAATTATGGAACTCGCGGGCTTTTTTTTATGGTTTATTATGAAGCATTTTCAAATGGAACTTTAACGATTTTATACTCACTACCTGTATTAAACTCATTAATTAAAAATTCTTCATCTAGTTTCTTATAACGTTTAATAATTCGCTTAATTTTTTTGATTATATTCACTTCTTCTTGCTCAATTGGTCCTTTAAAGTCAAACAGACTTATGATATTATCTGATACGTTCAGTTCACAAAAACAATCTTCTTTTATTAAAAAATACAAAACAATCACCTTCTCTAATTTATACATATCTTTTAAATAAGATGTAGAGTTTTTGTTTAAATCTCTGACAAATTTATAACGGCAGAGTCATTTAATTCGTTCATATACAATTTTAACAGAATGATCAACAAAGTAAAAACATATGCACTTTAAAGAAATAAAATCTGTGATCTAAATCAAAATACAAAAAAAACCTAGTTATTATTTCATATAACTAGGCTTTATCGTTTAGTATCGCATTTCCATATTCATGTCTTGTTGTTGATTTGGTTTATAATCTACGATTACTCCACATGCTAATCGTTTTCCTGCATCACCTGCAGGCTGAGTTCTGTAGTCATCAGGATTTTGATGAATAATCACTGACTTTCCAATGACTTCAGGAACGGTAAATTTATTTGTAAAGAATGTCATAATAGAACGACCGTTATTTGAAAATAGAACTGGGAAATCACCAGCATGATTACCATGTGGTTGATTAGTCGGATTCCAATGGTCCCCTGCCTCTAAAAAAGGCTTACTTTGATTTCCGACTACACAAGTTCCGTTTTCGTGTATATGGAATCCATGTGGTCCAATTGGATCCCCACCATTTTCTGCAGGTTGATAATTAGGTAGACCATCAACATTTACATATACAATGGTTCCCCCTTCTACTTCTTCAAAAACGACCTCTCCCCTTAACTCAGGTGCTAAAGGCCCTCCTTTAAGTTCTGCAATTGCTAAGTTTGGCATATAACCATATTGCATTTCTACTCACCTCTTTGGATAAGAATCTACACTTTATCATATGAACAACATCTAATTTTGTTAATCGTAATATTTACTTAGTTAAATAAACAGGCTGCCTTTATTCATGTAGACGTTCATTTACTTCAAATAACATGTCATTACAATTTTTAATACGTTGTAAAAGGCGCTCACAATCACTCACACTTAAATGGTTCAGAGTATTAAAGTGTTCCATCATACGATAAGTCTTAACCAAATAAGAAATATTTCTTACATAATCGTGATCATGCGTATCAAAAATGTATTCAATCATATCTCTGAACTCCGTCTCATCTTGATCCGAATTATTAATGATTTCGATCATTCCGTAATGCTCTAAAGTGAATTTATTTTCGAAAATCGTTTGTTTTGTTGTTTTTACATCACTTACTGATTGTTCTTGTTCTAATTCTTCAAATCCCTCGTCATAGAATTTAGTTATTGATGTTAGGTTATATGTACGAAATGTTTCTAGAATTTCTTGTGATTTTAAATAGTTATCTTCAAATTCCTGTATTAATCCGTCAAATTCGCTTGAGAAATGAAATGTTTCTGCATTCTCTCTTTCATCTAACTCTTCTTCTTGTTCTTCTAATTTCTCAGTTTGCTCTTCTACATCCTCTATCTCAACTTCCTTTGATTCAGTTCCTCTTTCCTCATTCTCTCTTAAATCCTGTTCTTGTTCGTCTAGACGATTATATTCTTCTCTTAACTCCTGGAGTTGTCTAGCCGTTTCACCATATAGATAATCAAATACCCCTGTGATTCTGGCTATTTTTTGACACATCTCTTGATCTTCACACATAGAAGTGATTTCACTTAAATGAAACTCATACTCATCTTTATCTGTCAATGTTTCGGCTTGATCACGTTCTATTCCTCGAATTCCTGATCTTCCAAAGAGTGTTGGTCTGCCTATAATTAATGAACTGTATTCATCGCGAATATTTTTTGTTAATTCATAAAGTTCACCATGTTGTTGGCGTGTTAGATTATGTTGAATGGTAAACCCTTCTAACCGATTCTCTGATTGTAATGATAACTGCCGATTATTACTCTTTAATAAATCAAGCAGTAGTTCTTGTTTAAACTCTAATAGTTCAATCTTATCATATAAAGCTTGAATTTGCTGTTTATTCATAATAAATCCTCCCTTTGATTTTAATGTGTGCAACGCGTTTTCTTTAAGTCTTTTCAGTTAGTGAACTGTCCGGTTATTATTTAACTCTATAAAACAAGCCACGTTCTGTTTACATTATTAGTTATAAATTGATAAGACATAAAAACAGTGCTTTATCGGGTATTACCTAATATAAAGTTAACTCTTTTAAGAAACCCGAAAATTTATGGCGGCCTGTAACAATAGGATTCACTTGAACAGTTATTCTAAAAAAAGACAATTCCTTAAATTATTGTGTTGAATTAAATATTCCTCAGTTGATTTATAACCTAAACGATAGAGTGCATTTAGTTTATCTCTACTTATGTTAAAATCAACCGACTTTATATTTAAGTCATTATAAATCACTATTACATCGCTAAATGGCCCCCTACAGTTAGATAGATTACGATGATTATAAATACGATGATTATAAAGAGGTTGCGTTGCTTTTTTTTTAATATTTTTTTTACCCTTTTTTACTCTAAAACGTAGTGTCGGGGTACAAACGTTTTTTAGCCGATGATTGACAAGATCGGTAGGAATATTTTTTACTACTGCACCATCTATGATCTTATTGATACGATTAAATTGTTTTATTTTCACAGGTGTATAGTAATATGGGATTGCAGAGCTCATTCGAACTGCTTTTGCAACAGGAAATGATTCTGGTTTTATTCCATATCGAATCAAATCCCGTGGAATAACGAGTGCTTGTTTATTGGTTGAATCGGCAGCAATGATGTGAAGCCGACTATCACCGTCTCTCATTACATCCTCAAATGTTCGAACACCTTTTTGTTTAAGTAGAGATTCAACCCAATTTTCAATGACTTGGCTATCATAGATTCCCCTATTCACAATCAGAGACATAGGCTTCCCAACAATTGTTTTTCTTGATAATCCTGTCTTAGAAGAAAAATGTCCAAAATCAGTTTCCGTCATAATATCAATAAGCTCATCAGGTGTATATCCTGCAATAATTAGAGATGACATAATAGATCCAGCAGAAATACCAATACATTTATCAATCGTAAATCCACGATCCATTAACGCTTTATAAGCTCCTAAATAACATACCCCTAAAATACCTCCACCTTCAAAAAAAATATTCACCTGCATAGAAGTCCCCCTCTATATATTTATATGTAGGAACTTAAATTTTGTAATAACTTTAACTCAGTAGTTTTATTAGAATTAAAAATTAACACATTCACCCAAAAGGAATATACTAAAATGAAGTCATTTCATTATACAAATTAAACGAATATACATCAGTTATTTGAATGGATCATCAATTTATTTTATAGTTGTTTTTGTTATATCTACAAAATAGTTTGAATATAACACACAACTATATGAGTAGGGAGGGAATTTTTTATGCAGCCGACATATTATGGGTATGAAGAGAAATGTATAAAACAAATGATTACATTGCCACCACAGCATCAGCCTTGGCATCCCGGCCTAGAATGGATGATGGAACCGAGACCAATCTATGATGATGCAGCATATATTGGGAGTAATAAATTGCAGGGAAAGGTAGCAATCATTACAGGTGGGGATAGTGGAATTGGGCGTGCTGTATCCATTGCCTTTGCAAAAGAAGGTGCTGATGTTGTAATCGTCTATCTTTATGAAGATCGCGATGCAATGGAAACAAAGCAAGTTGTAGAACAATATGGTGTGCGTTGTCTTTTGATCCGAGGTGATTTACGTGAATCATCGTTTTCTAAAGAAATCGTAAAGAAAACACTAGCTAAGTTTGGAAGTATTAACATTTTAGTAAATAATGCTGCTGTTCAGTATCCAAAGCCAAGCATTTTAGAAATTTCAGATGAACAACTCGAGAATACATTTAGAACAAATATCTTCTCTTATTTTTATTTAACGAAAGCAGTTCTACCTCATTTAACCTGCCATGATACAATTATTAATACAGCATCAATTACTGCTTACAATGGATTTAAAAACTTAATCGATTACTCATCTACTAAGGGAGCTATTGTGTCATTTACCCGATCATTATCTCTATCTTTAATTGATCAAAAGATTCGAGTAAACGCTGTAGCACCAGGACCAATTTGGACACCTTTAATCCCATCTAGTTTTAGTGCGGAAGAAGTAAAAACTTTCGGAGCAGATACTAACATGAAAAGGCCTGGCCAACCATTTGAACTGGCCCCTGCTTATGTCTATTTAGCTTCAAACGATTCTTCCTATGTTTCAGGTCAAGTTATTCATGTTAATGGTGGAGAAATGGTGAGTTCATAACACAAAAAGAGGATTTCCTTCATACATAAGGAAATCCTCTTTAAGTTTATGATGTTTCTCAAATTGTTTAATCGATTATTAAATTACTCATCTGACTGTACTATTTTTCTGCGTTTCACAAAAATAATGACAAAGGATGTAATAGAGACAGCTATCGTTAAAAAGACAAGCCCTATATATTTTAAGGTACCATATACAATGGAACTAAATTCAAATTGCCTAAACAAGATCGTATCAATAGGCGCGTATTCTTCTTGTTGATTCTGTGTTACAACTTCATACTCGCCAGCTTCTTCAATCTCTACATACATAACAGCAGTATACTCGTTATTATTTATTGTATAGGTTATAGTCTGATTTTTGGGCATATCATGAACGTTTACTTTGATCAACTCATCCGATTTTTTATACATGCGAATCGTAAACGCTTGTACTAGTTCTAGTTCTCTATATTCATTTCTTATCAAAATATGTGATTCCTCATTATTCTGTTCAACAATAACATCATTTACAAAGTGATGATCTATGAAAAGATAGTATCTGCCCTCATCTTCAAATTTGACAGTATGTATTTCATTTAAACTATACTCTGATAACAAAATACGATGGTGATCTTTTATAGTAACTAATGATTGTATATCTTTAATTAAAAGCGTAACAAATAATGTGATCCCAAAGACCATTGTCAGAACTGGAATTAAATAAAGTAATCCACTCACCTGTTTTTTCATATTAACCCTCCAACTATTTTTTGGTTATCACAGTATATTATATTAAAAAACAGTCTTTTTTTCCATACTTTACCACTAATTTCTATATTATTTTCATTCGAATGATAACCAGTACGTAGTATTATATTCTAACTTTACCAGAGTCGCGACCTTTATGAAGTTCCTCTTTGAAAGGATTAAAGAAAAGTTGCTCTAAAATATAGTTACTCTTTTTAAACAAGTGATCTAGTTAAAAGCCTATAATATATATTAGAATTTATTTATCTTTGATGTTGTAAGCATAGAGTTGAGAAATTAATCCTATACCACCAATAATAAAGAAACTTGCAAATGAAATAGTTTTATTTTCAATCACATTAGAATTTACATTATACCAAATATAAATCAGGTAATCATATTAACAATTGCTTTAGTTTCATTTCTATTATCCATAGTATCACCACTTCATTAGACACAAGATTCATATAACTTTTTTCTCTATTGATTGATCCTTGATCCAAATGGCATAAGTGAAAGTTTTGCTAGTTTCAAATGTTGTTTCGAAAATGGGATACCAATGATTGTAATCCCTAGAACTATAGCAAACAACAAGTGCAAGAGAGAAAGCTCAATTCCTCCAAATATTAACCAAATTATATTCCCAATCATTCCGAACATGTTCGATCGGTTGTACCTAATTTCTGCACCGAATGGAAATAATGTTAACACTCCTATTTTAAAAGCCTGAAGCCCAAATGGAATACCTATAATGGTCAAACAATATGAAATACCAATTATAAACCAACTTATAGCTCCAATTATTCCACCAAACACTAACCATAATATATTTCCAATTAAACTCAATTATGTCACCTCGCTATAAAGTTATCTAAATTGTTAGATTTTATAATAGTATAACATGACGTAGAAAATATGAAAATAAATATAATTACATATACTATTAGGGATTAAAATGGTTGTATTGGAAAAATGTGACTTATGTAATATTAAATGACTATAATTTAGGTTATAATTAGTAACATATTTATATAAAGGAAGTGACAAATATGGGATTCTACAATGAACTATCAAACTATTATGATTATATCTTTCCTGTTAAACAAGCTCAACTTAACTTAATTAAGAACACAACTGGTACACCACCCAAAAAAATATTAGATGTTGCATGTGGCTCCGGTGGATACTCTCTGGCACTTGCTAACAATGAATACCAATTAACAGCGGTCGACTTAGACGAGAAGATGATTAATCAGGTAACCACTAAGGCTAAACATAACAGTTTAAAAATAGATGCTTTTGAGGCTGATATGTTATCAATAGACGAGAAGATTGATGAAACGTTCGACACGATTTTCTGTATTGGAAACTCAGTTGCACACTTAGACACAGAAGAACAAATGAGTAGCTTCTTTAAATCTTCTTACAATTTACTTTCTAAAGGCGGAAGTTTTATTGTTCAGATTATTAACTATGATCGCATTTTAGAAAAAGGAATTAATGCATTACCTACTATAACAAACAATGAAATTGACTTAACGTTTGAACGCAAATATGAGTATGAGCGTGAATTAAACAAGATTTTATTCATTACTCGTCTTTTAGTAGATGGAAAAGAATATAATAACTCTATACCACTACTTCCAATTAGGAGCACACGATTTATTTCACTAATTAAAGAAGCTGGTTTTGATTTAATCGAAGAATTTGGTGACTTTAATGAGTCACCTTATAATCAACAAAATTCTTATCACCTGGTTATTCGAGCAACTAAATAACTTAAGAAAGACCACTTACGATTCACTCATAAGTGGTCTTTTATTTGTTATCTAAGTATCAGAGTTATAATTAACTAATTACAGGTATAAAACACTATTATTTAATCACCAATCACCTTAATATCTAAGGTTAATCCATGGTCGTAGGTTCCTACAGTTTTTATTGTTACCTCGTCCCCCTCAAACTGAACCTTAATCTCAGCATGTGGAGCGTCCAA
This genomic window contains:
- a CDS encoding superoxide dismutase family protein, coding for MQYGYMPNLAIAELKGGPLAPELRGEVVFEEVEGGTIVYVNVDGLPNYQPAENGGDPIGPHGFHIHENGTCVVGNQSKPFLEAGDHWNPTNQPHGNHAGDFPVLFSNNGRSIMTFFTNKFTVPEVIGKSVIIHQNPDDYRTQPAGDAGKRLACGVIVDYKPNQQQDMNMEMRY
- a CDS encoding patatin-like phospholipase family protein, with the translated sequence MQVNIFFEGGGILGVCYLGAYKALMDRGFTIDKCIGISAGSIMSSLIIAGYTPDELIDIMTETDFGHFSSKTGLSRKTIVGKPMSLIVNRGIYDSQVIENWVESLLKQKGVRTFEDVMRDGDSRLHIIAADSTNKQALVIPRDLIRYGIKPESFPVAKAVRMSSAIPYYYTPVKIKQFNRINKIIDGAVVKNIPTDLVNHRLKNVCTPTLRFRVKKGKKNIKKKATQPLYNHRIYNHRNLSNCRGPFSDVIVIYNDLNIKSVDFNISRDKLNALYRLGYKSTEEYLIQHNNLRNCLFLE
- a CDS encoding SDR family oxidoreductase, producing the protein MQPTYYGYEEKCIKQMITLPPQHQPWHPGLEWMMEPRPIYDDAAYIGSNKLQGKVAIITGGDSGIGRAVSIAFAKEGADVVIVYLYEDRDAMETKQVVEQYGVRCLLIRGDLRESSFSKEIVKKTLAKFGSINILVNNAAVQYPKPSILEISDEQLENTFRTNIFSYFYLTKAVLPHLTCHDTIINTASITAYNGFKNLIDYSSTKGAIVSFTRSLSLSLIDQKIRVNAVAPGPIWTPLIPSSFSAEEVKTFGADTNMKRPGQPFELAPAYVYLASNDSSYVSGQVIHVNGGEMVSS
- a CDS encoding YccF domain-containing protein; the protein is MSLIGNILWLVFGGIIGAISWFIIGISYCLTIIGIPFGLQAFKIGVLTLFPFGAEIRYNRSNMFGMIGNIIWLIFGGIELSLLHLLFAIVLGITIIGIPFSKQHLKLAKLSLMPFGSRINQ
- a CDS encoding class I SAM-dependent methyltransferase, whose product is MGFYNELSNYYDYIFPVKQAQLNLIKNTTGTPPKKILDVACGSGGYSLALANNEYQLTAVDLDEKMINQVTTKAKHNSLKIDAFEADMLSIDEKIDETFDTIFCIGNSVAHLDTEEQMSSFFKSSYNLLSKGGSFIVQIINYDRILEKGINALPTITNNEIDLTFERKYEYERELNKILFITRLLVDGKEYNNSIPLLPIRSTRFISLIKEAGFDLIEEFGDFNESPYNQQNSYHLVIRATK